The genomic stretch CGGGCGCGAAATATAACGATAATTTTTGATTCTGTATAGTGATTTTATTAAAAAAGATATTGGTACCTAATAAAATTATTAACAAATAAATAAAAAACTAACCAACAGACAAATTTCTTAGATGACACATGACATTAAGAAAAACTTTCGCCATAACCTTATTAAAACAATAGGAACTGATGGACCGTTATTTAATAAATTCTGCCGCTGCATCGAATAATGAAACCTTGGATATACTGATCATTATAGAGTTGTTCAAAGCTCAAAAACTGCTTTTCCAATTTCCATCAACTCTAGACTTTTTCACTCGTAGCTAAGAAACGTTGACAAGCGGAAGATAGTTTACCCGTGCTTAAACTATTCCTGAGGTTGGTAGGGTTTTCATGGACATAGTTATTTATTTGATCAAGTTGAGCGAAAGTTAATTCTGAATCAGTAAGTTCAAAACATCCGGTATCAACAAGGTGTCTAAAAGATTCAGCAAATGGCATAATGACTTCTTTTATTGTAGTTGTTTCCTATTTTTTCGTAGCTTTTTTAGTCCAATCTATATTTTTAAATTGACTAGATCAAAAATTATATATTTTATATGAAATTTAAAATAAATTAGATTATCAAACAGGGAGTTAAATTTTATCCCATTAGAGATCTAACGATTTTGGGAAAAACTTTATAAAAAAATGTGTATAGGGAATTTGTAACAAAGCGACGTTCACAGTAACATTATTACAGTCAATCTAGGTCAATTGTAGCGTAAACCAAAATATCGCAAGACGTTGATTGTTAATGATTTTCAAACTAAATACCAGGTTCGAAGCCTGGTACTCTATCCAGGAGCTACGGGCGCTTAGACTTAAAGAGGCAGGATTCTAACAGGTTGTAACTTATTCAGCTAGCTCCTCGCTAACACCTTTCTAAATATGTAGGAATTTCTATGCATCCTTCATTACCTAGATTTTTATACATTATTGATTCCAACATTTGGATGGTCATAATTCTGCAAATGCATAGTTTCAGGAGAAGCATAATCGGTAAAAAAACTACTCACTATATTGGGTAATACAGTTTTAAAATTTTGTATATTAGATGAGTCTAAATTTTTAACTTGATCTTCAAGATTTTCTTTTAAGTCATGAAGTTGAATGCTAACTGCTGGGGTATTCAAGTTATTTGCTAAAGCGAGCATTTGCGGTAAATTATAAATTAACGCTGCTCCAAGATTAGCTATCCACTTTAATGCTTCTGCAGTATTTCCAGAATATCCCAATTCTTTTAAACTATCCGCCATGGCCTTATGTGTGGTAAAACCGGAGAATAAAGCGGGTAGTACAAAAAGCACTGCCAACAAAGAGGGTTTTTCTAAAGACATGAGTTTTTTACTGATGGAATTCACACCTTTAATAGAAAAACCTGCGCCAGGTATACCATTGCCAATGGCAGCTATTAAACCTAGAAATATACTGATAGAACTAGTAGTCCCAAATTTTTTTTCGGATAAGTCGCGCATACCTAAATAGCTTATTAATAAATATGCTGTAAATTGCGGAATACTGAATAAGCCTATGCTCGCATTAAGAGAATAATAATTTATTTTTTGACATAAACTTAAATCATTATTGGTTTTAAATTGAGAGATTAAGTCTCTTTGTAATTCTTCATTTAGCGGTTCATTTGGGTCGGATTGAGAATTTGATTGAGCAAACTGTTCAATTACAAGATTAATTTCCTCGATAAGTTTTTCTTTCTGCTTATCGGTTTTATTTTTTAATAGAGAAGAAATACTATTAATCAATTCCATGGATCCAACAATATTGACGCCAATGTTAAGCAAGGCGGATACTACTTGTAATGTCATATTGGTTCCGTCAATATAATTTCCTTCTTCATCAACTATATTCATAAACAAATTAGGCGCTACACACGCGATAGAAAAAAAGATCGCCAGTGAAAGTTGAAAAGGCATTTTAAGCAGCGCAGGACATTGTTGTAGCAATTCATTATAGCTTTGTAAGTTAAAAGTAAAATTGGTCCCTATTCCACCTAAGATGGCGGCAGGATATTTTAGCCATTCTGCAACAGAAGCTCCTGCTTTAATAGATGGATCGTAATAGGTAATAGTACTAACTCCTGATGTTACAGCTATGGCTAATGATTTAGGGGTTAAATATTTTTTTAAGGGATTTATTAGCGCTTGAAAAAAACCAGGAGAACGTTGTGTAGGAACTAAAGGCATAGTTTCATCATCAAAGTTTTGCATTTTATTATCCTTGGCGAGGGAGTAATTAACTTTATGGGATTAATAATTGTAAGCTAGAATAATTAATCTTTTCTTAACTAACAAGAAATTAATTGAAGCGTAGCAAAGAAATTTTTATTTATTAATTATTTGAACCAACGATTAATAGATGTCTTTTTTCATCAAGACCTGAAATTTTCAAGGCTTTGGTGTCAATCAGTTTGAAATCTGCATCCAGCGCAGCGATTTCTTCTGCAGGATATTGCCCTTTCATCGCTAAAAAAATTCCATTTTCGCAGCATAAATGTTTAGTTTTATGTAAAAATTCATTGAGCTGGCTAAAGGCGCGACTGACTACGCTATTAAAACAATTTTCAGGATGATATTTTTCGACGCGCAAAGAAATGATATCTATGTTGGTAATCATTAATGTCTGTATGACATGTGTTAAGAAGCGAGTTTTTTTTCCGTTACTATCTAATAATGAAAAACGATATTGAGGATGCGTCAGCGCCAAAGGAAGGCCGGGTAAACCGGCACCGG from Rickettsiella endosymbiont of Miltochrista miniata encodes the following:
- the rsmG gene encoding 16S rRNA (guanine(527)-N(7))-methyltransferase RsmG — its product is MVDFKLLHTELLNQLSQNHFSINEITSKKLVEYVLLLHKWNQIHNLTSIRDPLQMLSKHIIDSLAISPYLQGPNILDVGTGAGLPGLPLALTHPQYRFSLLDSNGKKTRFLTHVIQTLMITNIDIISLRVEKYHPENCFNSVVSRAFSQLNEFLHKTKHLCCENGIFLAMKGQYPAEEIAALDADFKLIDTKALKISGLDEKRHLLIVGSNN